A single window of Coffea eugenioides isolate CCC68of chromosome 7, Ceug_1.0, whole genome shotgun sequence DNA harbors:
- the LOC113778497 gene encoding conserved oligomeric Golgi complex subunit 2: MPDLRSPQAPPAPPPLPPPRSAADLFGDPVDSYPPWLNPTAFVDQEFDPESYISDLRTFVPFETLRSELQSHLSSLQRELVDLINRDYSDFVSLSTKLIDIDASVVRMRAPLLDIKEKILAFRGAVDASLSALKSRLKQRADANQTREVLELLLDTFHVVSKVEKLIKELPSIPVDWSNGYVNCASKDHLSNGISFQHTENSTSLRETQSMLLERIASEMNRLKFHITHAQNMPFIENMEKRIQSASLLVDTSLGHCFVDALEHRDANAIYNCLRAYAAIDNTRNAEEIFRSTVVAPFVEKIFDDSSGAGGESADELVQDYKIIKQYIEDDCKFLLDISTRENSGLHVFSFVANSILKEVLSAIQKRKPGAFSPGRPKEFLKNYKSSLDFLAHLEGYYRTRSAVAKFRAEAVYIEFMKQWNIGVYFTLRFQEIAGTLDSSLVVASLLPVESSSSDLKNSQALLLKQSITLLECLSSCWQDDVLVISCADKFLRLTLQLLSRYSNWLLTGLAARKSKNTGSSAGSEWAISAAADDFIYIIHDLHYLVNEVSGNYLGHVLGLLKSCSTEVLDLVKQSILQGGNSLKDLLPHIMNSITDTLVEKSVEDLRQLKGITATYRMTNKPLPTRHSPYVSGVLRPIKTFLEGERATAYLTEHIKNDLLQRTAFEITGHYNELATDLVTVARKTESSLQKIRLGAQRRAGASSDVSDHNVSDTDKICMQLFLDIQEYGRNLASLGVEAANIPAYRSLWQCVAPPDRQNSISF, translated from the exons ATGCCAGATCTACGATCTCCGCAAGCGCCACCAGCGCCGCCACCTCTTCCACCGCCGCGATCCGCCGCAGACTTGTTCGGAGATCCAGTGGATTCCTATCCGCCATGGCTAAACCCAACGGCATTCGTAGACCAAGAGTTCGACCCGGAATCCTACATCTCCGACCTCCGAACCTTCGTCCCCTTCGAGACCTTGCGATCGGAGCTCCAATCGCACTTGAGTTCCCTGCAGCGAGAGCTCGTCGACTTAATTAACCGCGATTACTCGGATTTCGTCAGTCTCAGTACCAAGTTGATCGACATCGATGCCAGTGTTGTTCGTATGCGAGCCCCACTGCTCGATATTAAAGAGAAGATCTTGGCTTTCCGAGGTGCCGTTGATGCTTCTCTCAGCGCTCTTAAAAGCCGGCTCAAGCAGCGTGCTGATGCCAATCAGACTAGAGAAGTTCTCGAGCTCTTGCTTGATACCTTCCATGTGGTTTCCAAG GTTGAGAAACTGATAAAGGAGCTCCCAAGTATACCTGTTGATTGGTCTAATGGGTATGTCAATTGTGCTTCAAAGGATCATTTAAGCAATGGGATCTCCTTCCAACATACTGAAAATAGCACAAGTCTTAGAGAGACTCAAAGCATGCTGCTAGAACGCATTGCTAGTGAGATGAATAGGCTTAAGTTCCACATAACTCATGCGCAG AATATGCCTTTTATTGAAAACATGGAGAAGAGGATACAGAGTGCTAGCTTGTTAGTGGATACCAGCTTAGGACACTGTTTTGTCGATGCCCTTGAACATAGGGATGCAAATGCCATATACAATTGTTTGCGTGCATATGCAGCCATTGATAACACCAGAAATGCTGAGGAGATATTTCGATCCACGGTGGTTGCGCCATTTGTTGAGAAAATCTTTGATGATTCATCAGGGGCTGGTGGGGAATCTGCTGATGAACTTGTGCAGGACTACAAGATAATCAAGCAATACATTGAAGATGATTGTAAATTTTTGCTGGATATATCTACTAGAG AAAATTCTGGTTTGCATGTTTTTAGTTTTGTGGCAAATTCTATACTTAAGGAGGTTCTCTCTGCAATCCAAAAAAGAAAGCCTGGAGCCTTTTCTCCGGGAAGGCCTAAAGAGTTTCTAAAGAACTACAAGTCAAGCTTGGATTTTTTGGCTCATTTAGAAG GTTATTATCGCACTAGATCTGCAGTTGCTAAGTTTCGTGCTGAGGCCGTATATATTGAGTTCATGAAGCAATGGAATATTGGAGTCTACTTTACATTGAG GTTTCAGGAAATTGCCGGAACTTTGGATTCTTCACTTGTTGTGGCTAGTCTTCTTCCTGTTGAAAGTTCATCCTctgatttgaaaaattctcAAGCATTATTATTAAAGCAAAGTATCACTCTGTTAGAGTGTTTAAGTTCCTGCTGGCAAGACGATGTTCTTGTAATTTCTTGTGCGGACAAGTTTCTTCGCTTAACTCTGCAACTTCTTTCCAG GTACTCCAACTGGTTATTGACTGGACTAGCTGCTCGTAAATCTAAAAATACTGGGTCCAGTGCTGGTTCTGAATGGGCTATTTCTGCTGCCGCGGATGACTTCATTTAT ATAATTCATGATTTGCATTATCTAGTGAACGAGGTTTCTGGTAACTACCTTGGACATGTTCTTGGGCTTCTCAAGTCATGCTCCACAGAAGTACTTGATCTTGTAAAACAAAGCATTCTACAAGGTGGGAACTCCCTGAAAGATCTTCTGCCCCATATCATGAATTCAATAACTGACACACTGGTTGAGAAATCAGTGGAG GACTTGAGACAACTAAAGGGAATAACTGCCACATACAGGATGACTAACAAACCTCTTCCTACTAGGCATTCACCCTATGTCTCAGGTGTATTGCGTCCAATAAAG ACTTTCTTAGAGGGGGAGAGAGCTACCGCATATCTAACAGAACATATCAAGAATGACCTCTTGCAACGCACTGCTTTTGAAATAACTGGCCATTATAACGAATTAGCTACCGACCTTGTTACTGTG GCCCGGAAAACAGAATCTTCCCTTCAGAAAATACGTTTAGGTGCACAGAGGCGAGCTGGAGCCAGCTCTGATGTGTCAGACCATAATGTGTCTGATACTGACAAGATCTGCATGCAACTATTCCTTGATATCCAG GAGTATGGACGGAACCTAGCTTCTCTTGGGGTTGAGGCGGCTAATATACCAGCATATCGATCATTGTGGCAGTGTGTGGCTCCTCCAGACAGGCAAAATTCAATAAGCTTCTAG